In the Topomyia yanbarensis strain Yona2022 chromosome 3, ASM3024719v1, whole genome shotgun sequence genome, one interval contains:
- the LOC131688599 gene encoding asparagine--tRNA ligase, cytoplasmic-like, with amino-acid sequence MIRGENTSKILKMRDVIMMAFREHYHERGYTEVTPPTLVQTQVEGGSTLFKLDYFRAEAFLTQSSQKYMETCLPALGDYCISQSYRAEQSLARRDLAEYSYIEGECPFITFKELLDRLEDLIVDVVDRVLKSPWGHLNPNFMPPNYVDAIDWLKENNVTKNDGTFYEFGDDIPEGPERKMTEQINEPIMLCRFPAKIKSFYMSRCEDDRRLIVGGRFL; translated from the exons ATGATTAGAGGCGAAAATACTTCTAAGATTCTCAAGATGAGAGATGTCATTATGATGGCATTTAGGGAGCATTATCATGAACGTGGTTACACGGAGGTAACGCCGCCGACGCTGGTGCAAACACAAGTTGAAGGAGGGTCGACTCTGTTCAAACTGGACTATTTTAG GGCGGAAGCATTCCTGACGCAAAGCTCACAAAAATATATGGAAACCTGTTTGCCGGCATTGGGCGACTATTGCATTTCTCAAAGTTACCGTGCAGAGCAGAGTCTTGCTCGCCGTGATTTAGCAGAATACAGTTATATTGAGGGTGAATGTCCCTTTATTACTTTCAAAGAGCTACTTGATCGGCTGGAAGATTTGATAGTAGATGTTGTCGATCGAGTATTGAAATCTCCGTGGGGTCATCTTAACCCGAATTTTATGCCACCGAACTATGTCGATGCTATTGACTGGCTAAAGGAGAACAACGTCACCAAGAATGATGGAACTTTTTATGAGTTTGGCGATGATATTCCGGAGGGTCCGGAACGAAAAATGACGGAGCAAATAAACGAACCAATAATGCTGTGCCGGTTTCCCGCGAAAATTAAATCATTTTACATGTCTAGATGTGAAGACGATCGCCGATTAATTGTCGGAGGTCGATTTCTCTGA